TGCATGAGCCGGACGAACGCCGCCGCGCCGCCGGCCTGTTCCGCGAGGCCGCGACCCACGCGCGCCGCGCCGCCAACTATGCCGCGATGGAACGCTTCCTGACGGCCGCGCTAGGGCTGCTCGGGGGCATGAAGACTGCGGCGGACGAGCAGCTGTTTGCTTCGCTGGAGATCGGGCAGCACACCGCGCTCTACAGCCTGGGGCGTCTTGAGGAGGCCGACGGCATCTACCGCTCCATCGAGGGCCGCGGCGGTGATGCGCTGGAACTGGTCGAGGCTGCCTGCGTGCAGGTGAGCAGCCTGACCAATCGCGGCCGGCCGCGCGAAGCCGTGGCGCTGGGCCTGTCCTTGCTGCGGCGACTCGGGCTGCAGGTGCCCTCCGGGGACAACATCGGCATCGAAGTCTCCCGCAAGCTCGATGCCCTGTACCAATGGGTGGGCGCAGTGAGCCTGGCCGACGACCAGCGGCGCCCCGAGGCCGCCGATCCGCGCGGGGTGGCGGTCGCCACGCTCATCAACCGCTTGATGGCGCCGTCGCGCCTGTGCGACCCGATGGCCGTGGCCTGGCTGGTGCTTGAGAGCCATCGGCTGTGGGCCGAGCATGGTCCCTGCGCCAAGCTGGCACTCAGCCTTGGCCACGCCACCCTCGTCACCATTGCGCTGCGCCAGGAATACCGCACCGGCTATGAGGCCGTGCGGCATGTGCTGTCGGTCAGTCAGGCGCGTGGTTATGAGCCGGAAGCATCCCAGGTGGCCGACCTCTTCGCGCTGAGCACCAGCCACTGGTTCGAACCGCTGGAAAACAGCGTCGCCCTGATCCAGAACGCACGCGAAGCCATGCTGCATGGGGGCGACCTGCAAAGCGCCTGCTTCACCTACTACGTCTCCGTCACGGCGCTGCTCGATTGCGAACCGACCCTGGAGCGCTACGCCAGCGAGGTCGAAGCCGGCCTGGCCTTTGCCATTCGCACCGGCAACGAGCATGGCACCGACCTTTACCTCGGTTACCGGCAACTCCTGCGAGCGCTACGCGGCCAGACCCAGGCGACGGGCAGTTTGACCGACGGCGACTACGACGAGGCGGGCCGCGTCGGCCGGCTGGGGGCCAATCCCTCCGCGGATGCCACCTTTCACCTCATGCGCGCGCTCGCCGCCGCCTTGTTCGCAGACATGGGTGGGCTGGTGCGGCACACGGCCGCGCTGCTACGCCTGCGCAGCTATCTCCAGAGCTTCTACGCGACGGCGCTGGTGCACCTGCTGCAGGCGCTGGCGCTGGCGCAACGGGTCAAGGCAGCCGTTCCCGGGGAGCGCGCTGAACTGCTGCGCGAGATGGATCTGTGCCGCGACTGGCTGGCCCTGCGAGCCACCGATTGCCCGGTCAATTTCGGGCACCTGCTCAAGCTGGTCGAGGCCGAGCGCGCCTGGAGCGCGGGCGACCCCTGGCATGCCGCTCGCGCCTTCGACACCGCGCTGCGCGAGGCCCAGGCGCGTCAGCGCCCATGGCACCACGCACTGATCAGCGAGCGGGCCGGCTTGTTCCATCTGGAGCAAGGGCTGGAGCACACCGGACGGCAACTGCTGGCCGAAGCACGGCAACTCTATGAGGCCTGGGGGGCAAGCGCCAAGGCGCGCGAGCTTGAGCGCACCCACGCCTTCCTGCGCATTGCCCACCCTTTGCGGCCCGGCCCGGATTCCGGCAACAACGTGTCTGGCGACAGCATCGACATGCTTGGCGTGCTGCGCGCATCCCAGGCGCTGAGTTCGCAAACCAGCCTTGACAGCCTGAAGACCAGCGTGGTCAAGCTGCTCGGCACGATGACCGGCGCCACATCGGTGCGCTTCGCGCTGCAGGATGAGGACCAGAAGCAATGGCTGCTGTCCGCCACCTCGGATCAGCAGATGGCGCCGATACCGGTCGAAGAGGCGGGAGTGCGCGGCCTGTTGCCGCTGTCAGCCTTTCACTATGCCGAGCGCACCCGCGAGCCGCTGCTGGTGGAGGATGCGACGCGCGATGACCGCTTCGCGCGCGACCCGTATCTCGCCGGGCTGGCGCGTTGTTCACTGCTGGTGATCCCGATCCTGAGCCAGGGTGTGCCACGCGCCGTGTTGCTGCTGGAAAACCAGCTCAGCCGCGGCGCGTTCACCATCGACCGGCTGGACGCGGTGATGCTGATCGCCGGCCAGCTCGCGGTCTCGCTGGAGAACGCGCTGCTGTACGAAAAGCTCGAGCAGCGCGTGCGCGAGAAAACCCGCGAGTTGCGCGAGACCCAGGCCAAACTCATCGCCGCCGCGCGCCAGGCCGGCATGGCCGAGATCGCCACCAACGTGCTGCACAACGTGGGCAACATCCTCAACAGCGTCAACGTCTCGGCCGACCTGCTCGGCAGCACGCTGCGCACCTCGCGCGCCCATGGCTTGTCGCGGGCGGTGCAGCTGATGGACGAACACGCGGCGGACCTGGGCGGCTTTCTGACCCTTGACGGCAAGGGCAAGATGCTGCCGGGCTATCTGGGCCAGCTGGCGCTGGCGCTGGCCGCAGAGCAGCAAGGCATGGCCGAGGAACTCGCCCGCCTCATCCGCAGCATCGATCACATCAAGGACGTGGTGGCCACCCAGCAGTCCTACGCGGGGAGCGCCAGCATTGTCGAGCCGCTGCAGATCTGCGATCTGGTCGAGGATGCCCTGCGCATGAGCGGCGAAGCGCTCGTGCGCCACCAGGTGACGGTGGTGAAGGAGTTTGCACCTGTCCCGGTGGTGCCGCTGGACCGGGCACAGGTTCTGCTGATCCTGGTGAACCTGATCAGCAACGCCAAGTACGCCATGGAAAGCATGGCGGTTGGCTCGCGCCAGATCACGCTGCATGTGCAAGTCGCCGGCGGCTTGCTGCGCATATCGGTCGCGGACAAGGGCGAGGGCATCCCGGCGCAAAACCTCACGCGCATCTTCGCGCACGGCTTCACCACGCGCAAGACCGGCCACGGCTTCGGGCTGCACAGCTGCGCGCTGGCGGCCCGGCAGATGGACGGCACCCTCACCGCCCACAGCGACGGCCCCGGCCGGGGCGCGACCTTCACGCTCGATCTGCCCATCGGCACGGCGCAAGGCGCGCCATGACCCAAGTGCAGAACCGGCGGTTTTGCTGATCGACGACATGCCCTGCACAGCGCACAACCCAGCCTATCGGGCAAGTAGTTGTCTGCGCTCACTGGCATAACAGCGTTACTTCGCTTGAGTATCCACGCAACGTCGGGAGCGGCCCCCGCGGCAAGATACAAGGCCCACTTCGCGCAGCCTTGCACAATCCGGAGCTTGCAGACAAATGGCAAGCGCTCGGGGCGCTGCTGCGCTACGACACCCCCTGCAGCTGTACCGATGAACAAATCACGCAAATCGTTTCGCCGGCCGCCTGACGCGCGACCTCCCGCAAGGGGCAGGGTCACGTTCAAGCCGGTTTATTGCGGCGTTATGTTGGAGTCCTTGACGAACTTGGCGTAGTCGTCCCACTCTTTGCGCACGAAGCTGTTGAAGCCCGCGACGGAGCTGCCGGTCACGTCCAGGCTGATGTCGGTGATCTGCTTCTTCATCTCGCTGGTGTTCAAAAGCAATTGCACCTGTTCGTTGAGCTTGGCGATGATGGCCGGCGGTGTGCCTGCCGGTGCGGCCAGGCCGACCCAGCCGACGGATTTGTAGCCGGCGATACCGGCCTCGGCGACCGTGGGCACATCGGCCAGGGTGGACAGGCGCTTGTCGCCGGTGACGGCCAAGGCCCTGAGCTTGCCGCTCTTGGCGTAGGGCACGGCGGTGGGCGAGGTTTCGAACATCAAATCGATCTGGCCGCCCAGCAGGTCGGCCAGCGCGGGGGCGCCGCCTTTGTAGGCCACATTCAGCATGTCGGTGCCGGTCATCTGCATGAAGCGGCGGGCGGCTACGTCCTGCGGACCGCCGAGGCCGGAGGTGCCCACGCTCAGCTTGCCGGGGTTGGCCTTGGCGTAGGCCACCAGTTCAGCCACGTTCTTGAACGGCCATTTCGGGTTGATGATCAGCACGTTCGACTGGTCGGCGATGCGGATGATGGGCGCGATGTCCTTCAGCGGGTCGAACGGCAGCTTGGCAAACAGGTGGGCGTTGGAGGCCAGGCCGGTGTGGGCCAGCAGCAAGGTGTAGCCGTCCTTCGGCGCCTTGGCCACGAAGTCCATGCCGATGTTGCCGCTGGCACCGGGCTTATTGTCCACCAGCACCGGCTGGCCCAGGCTGACCGCGAGCTTCTGGCCGACGATGCGGGCCACCATGTCGTTGCTGCCGCCGGGCGGATAGGTCACCACCAGGCGAATGGGTTTGGACGGGTATGCGTCTTCCGCGGTGGCAAGCGAAGACAGCAGGACAAGACTGGTTGCAACCAGGGCCATGGAGAGCTGGAATGGTTTTTTCATATCAAGGGTGATTTTGGGTGGATGGTGGATGGTGGATGGTGGATGGCGGGGCGTATCAGTTTTCCAGCGGCGCCTTCGCCGTCTCGCGCGCCACAAAGACGGCCACCAGCGTCAGGCACAGCGCAGCGGTGACATACACCGAGATGGCCAGCGTGGAGCCGTAGGACTTGAACAGCGTGGCGATGATCAGCGGCGCAAAGCCACCGCCCACGATGCCCGCCAGGGTGTACGCCAGGGATGAGCCGGCGTAGCGCACGCGGGTCGGG
This DNA window, taken from Polaromonas hydrogenivorans, encodes the following:
- a CDS encoding Bug family tripartite tricarboxylate transporter substrate binding protein, with product MKKPFQLSMALVATSLVLLSSLATAEDAYPSKPIRLVVTYPPGGSNDMVARIVGQKLAVSLGQPVLVDNKPGASGNIGMDFVAKAPKDGYTLLLAHTGLASNAHLFAKLPFDPLKDIAPIIRIADQSNVLIINPKWPFKNVAELVAYAKANPGKLSVGTSGLGGPQDVAARRFMQMTGTDMLNVAYKGGAPALADLLGGQIDLMFETSPTAVPYAKSGKLRALAVTGDKRLSTLADVPTVAEAGIAGYKSVGWVGLAAPAGTPPAIIAKLNEQVQLLLNTSEMKKQITDISLDVTGSSVAGFNSFVRKEWDDYAKFVKDSNITPQ
- a CDS encoding trifunctional serine/threonine-protein kinase/ATP-binding protein/sensor histidine kinase, which produces MIQFTPHTPDAEHPSGDFAREVLYQSQTTRIFRAPRPTGAASVICKEPLGANALERLCHEKKIIARLAGIEGVPRLAALPHPAGVMALEDCAGVPLLQAIRSQALELPALLALARQLARTVAAVHRAGVLHQNITPANILLAGPQRQPVLIDFHLATTFAEGQPGFTHHRDIPGTLAYLAPEQTGRTGRTVDQRADLYALGATLYELATGRPPFESADPLQLIHDHLARQPAPPATLAPGLPQALSDIVLRLLEKEPDRRYQSAEGLAHDLCRLIERLACDESAPFLLGERDFALRLAAPSRLVGRETEIDALRQAFLDTLRGNSRVVLVAGAPGVGKTALINALRPMVTAQRGWFVSGKFDQYRRDAPSATVQALRALGRLLLAEPETELTHQRERILAVLGPNAGVICSPRLPEFVTLLGEQPEVPLIDPAQTEARLLLTVLDLLRSIISTTRPLVMVIDDLQWASAISIHLIEAVLAARNLPGLLLVGAYREAGIDAIHPISAALPRWAQLECAPVRLRLSDLPPADLGILLAEMLRLPAPQSAALAQALNAHTGGNPFDTVELVNALRRDGALVPGPDGWDWDAGVIRRYIGQGNVVDLLSARIARLPELGRALLETMACLGGEVALSQLRAATGLSATELEEQLAAPLEDGLLVLEQGDDSALRFRHDRVQQAAHGAREPAQRCALHLTLARRLALKPEFSAVAAQQYLPAIEALHEPDERRRAAGLFREAATHARRAANYAAMERFLTAALGLLGGMKTAADEQLFASLEIGQHTALYSLGRLEEADGIYRSIEGRGGDALELVEAACVQVSSLTNRGRPREAVALGLSLLRRLGLQVPSGDNIGIEVSRKLDALYQWVGAVSLADDQRRPEAADPRGVAVATLINRLMAPSRLCDPMAVAWLVLESHRLWAEHGPCAKLALSLGHATLVTIALRQEYRTGYEAVRHVLSVSQARGYEPEASQVADLFALSTSHWFEPLENSVALIQNAREAMLHGGDLQSACFTYYVSVTALLDCEPTLERYASEVEAGLAFAIRTGNEHGTDLYLGYRQLLRALRGQTQATGSLTDGDYDEAGRVGRLGANPSADATFHLMRALAAALFADMGGLVRHTAALLRLRSYLQSFYATALVHLLQALALAQRVKAAVPGERAELLREMDLCRDWLALRATDCPVNFGHLLKLVEAERAWSAGDPWHAARAFDTALREAQARQRPWHHALISERAGLFHLEQGLEHTGRQLLAEARQLYEAWGASAKARELERTHAFLRIAHPLRPGPDSGNNVSGDSIDMLGVLRASQALSSQTSLDSLKTSVVKLLGTMTGATSVRFALQDEDQKQWLLSATSDQQMAPIPVEEAGVRGLLPLSAFHYAERTREPLLVEDATRDDRFARDPYLAGLARCSLLVIPILSQGVPRAVLLLENQLSRGAFTIDRLDAVMLIAGQLAVSLENALLYEKLEQRVREKTRELRETQAKLIAAARQAGMAEIATNVLHNVGNILNSVNVSADLLGSTLRTSRAHGLSRAVQLMDEHAADLGGFLTLDGKGKMLPGYLGQLALALAAEQQGMAEELARLIRSIDHIKDVVATQQSYAGSASIVEPLQICDLVEDALRMSGEALVRHQVTVVKEFAPVPVVPLDRAQVLLILVNLISNAKYAMESMAVGSRQITLHVQVAGGLLRISVADKGEGIPAQNLTRIFAHGFTTRKTGHGFGLHSCALAARQMDGTLTAHSDGPGRGATFTLDLPIGTAQGAP